The DNA segment TATACGAGATTCCATTACTGAAGAGATGGTGAGAGGACGTCGACTTCCATACTAGATGTAAGTTGTTTGATAAGTAGTTGTTTGATGGTGTCTTTTGAAACTTTGTAATGTGAATTGATGATCCTTTTGTGGCAAATGCTTATTCTAGTATGGGTTTGTAGTTTTGTTTCCTTTGGACCAATTGATAATGCAAACTCATTATCCTTTTatgtttaagtttttatttaccatgatctatttaaaatttttgagattatcttatctttatttatttttggaattGGTTTTGAGTTATCAATATATCAAAACCATTGTTGGATTTTAGTGTGTTAAAATTTATCATATATCAAACAATTGTTAgacttttatttaaatattttaatcaaatttacaaaattatagtcattatttataatttcattgtcttattttcattaaaatagatttatgaaatttaaaacagaattttaaaattattttttttgtaattgtaATTTAGATAAGATATTAAAATTAACaggattaatataaataataatcatGATTTAATAGTAAGATAtagataaattaaatacatgTCCATTTTAGTCATTTTGTCATCAACTGCATTTGGATGCAAAtgtaagttcaaaaaaaatgaacaaacgAACGCAGCATCTGGATGCTTCATCTAGATGCACTTTCCAAATGTACAAACGAACAACACCCATGTAGAACATCTGACTGATCCATCTGGATGCACCTTCCAGATGTACAAACCAACAGGGCCATAATGATCTAGCTAAAGAATTACGCAGGGTGGTAGTAGTGATACTGTAAATTTGTATGATGATTATACATATCTATTCGATTTTACAAAGGTTTTTTCTGTAACTGATGATTTTACAAAAGTTTTTGTATGATGATGATTATACATATCTATTCGATTTCAGAATGCACGTAATCTCTGAACACGAAGTTCTTCTCTTTCTCATGTAAAGCATATGCAGAAGCAGCCGAGATTAGAGCTAAACCGGCCAGAACCAACCGAATCTGGACATCTGAAGGAACACCGGCCGTGGCGGCCAAGAAAACCGTTGTTCCGACAAGGAACTTCTTGACGATCTGGAAACCGTTGTATGCTCCTTTGCAAGAGGAACACACTTGTGTATGCTGCTCAAATCTATCCAGcatctttttttataaatggtTCAATTACCACATTCAGACATGTCAGCTCTGacatatgtatataataaatcaatgatgtCTAGAACGCATGGATTCAATGGCTTACCTCGCGCTTGGTTAAGACAGTGGAAGGGAGAGGTTGGTTAGCTGCAGTGGAGCCGAACCACTCAGGCTGACTCTTGCCATACCGTCTGAGCCAGTTCCTGAAAGCTAGAACGAAACGGTCTGCTTGTGTTGGAGTGAACGTGAGCTTCGTGTACTGTTTGTTCACATCGTAGTCTGGTGACTCCATTGATTTAGAGAGGAATACTTTCTCTTGTCCCTGAAGTACAATCATGTCTCCGTCGTAGACTAAGTTGGAAGTCCAGTGTTCGTACCATCTTGGTACAACCTAACAAGAAACAACATCAGAAGACTTGTGCAGACAAATGAGATTTGACATGGAACCAAGCTTTACCTGCCACCAAGCAGGTCCTGGTACAGAGAACTGGAAGAAGTTACGGGCGCTGCAAACAATGGAACGGGTCTTCCCTGGAGCCATTGGTATATTGAATGAGCAAATCCATATAACCCATTTTTGGTTACCGACAATCGGTAGCTTCGCATCTATCTCAATTCTGTACACAATCCCAACAAGTAAGGAAACTGTATGCTAATCACTTATGTGTTGTGTGTGAAACTCAAGACTCACTTGTTAAGAGAATAGCAGGGAGCAACGAATTTTGCGGTTATCTTTGGACTGTCGTCATTGGCACCTTGGAAACCCCAAGGACCACTTGACTCCACCTTGAAGGGCAATGGTTTGGCTCTGTCTCTTCTTCCTGTAACCTGCTTACAACATAGCCTATGCTGAGGATGGTTTCTTTAGAGAAAACGTAAACACATATGGGGGGCTTGggctttgagagagagagagaaacacaCCTTGTGATGAGCAAAATCGATATGGGAAGGATCAGATACGTTTTCCATGAGAGTATCATACCCATAGAAAAGATCCCTTTGAATTGTCACCGTTGAAAACTCTGGTTTATCGAAGTCATCCGGCAacctaaaaaacaaaaaaagagagttaaAGATCAGAGCAATATTAAAGTTTCCGCACTACTTGTTTGGGTTGTTACCTAGGGGGTTGAACGGAATTGGCTCTGTCCCATCCATTTTCATCAGGCCACACAAAGAGAAGACCTTGAGACACCATTGCTGGGAACTTAATAGCGCAAGCTCTAGGAGACTTAACAGCGCGAGCTTCAGGACCTGAAGTAGCAGCCTGTGGAATCTTAGTGCAAGATCCACACCCGGCAAAAGACCATCCATGATATGAACACTGCAAGTGTCCGTTCTCATCCAACCTTCCTTCCTACAAAACCACACAATGCATCAATCAACACATATCAAAGCTACTCAAATATCCAGACTTAACCAGAAAGACTTTCTTTTGTTCATgtcaataaatatataactgtTGTTAATATTATATTCAAAAACATGCATGAAGCTGACTTGTTATATGAATACTTTACAATAAACAATAGTTTTATTCATCTAATCCAAATCAATAGACCTAATGAAACTACTTGTCTTTcaagaaacagagagagagagagagagagagagattacagAGAGAGGAGCAAGGCGGTGAGGACAGAGGTCATCAAAGGCGGCCCATTTCTGATCGTTCCGATCGAACCAGAGGACGAGGTCTCGACCCAGGAGCTGAAACCGGGTAGGCGAATTCGGATCCAGATCTTCAACCAGAGAAACCGGATACCAGTGATCTCTCCACTTGAACTCAGACCCTTCTTCGCCGTGCTCTTCTTCGATCCGACTACTCTCCTCCGCCGGATCTGAAGTGGGTACTGAGGGTGGCGCCGCCACGCGAAGAGGGCTGTCGAGAAGTTTCCGTCTTTGAGGAGAAATCGAGACTCTGGACGGGAACTTCGCGGAGGAGTTGGGAGATAAGAAGGGAATCTTTATGGATTTAGATTTGGTGAGTGTCGCTGAAGCTGAAGAGACTAAAACAACTGACATTGCTTCTTTCGTAGGAATGATTTTTGCTGAAACCTGCGAGAAGAacaaggaagaggaagaagagattgcGTGCAAGTTTTGCGTTTTACCATTTGGTGTTCTTGTCTTTTAACGCCAAACTGTTTGAACAAATGTTTAACACGTGGCAGATTTTGGCACTTGGCATAAtaagaactagattttgacccgcgcaggcgcgcgggtgtatattttgaaaaatatgtagatattgtttttcatgtaattattaggatttggaaaaatgaatccgaggaacataaccgataccgatccaaaaatatagtaccaaacccgaacataaattgattaaatattctaattattcaaaattttgttatttagagaactgaatctgatccgaaccgaagtatttgggtatccgaatttatctaaaaatagatttatatacttatatatattaattatttttagatttaacgtatataaaacatcaaaaatgatacttttaaattggtttaaatacttgaaaatatatatagatagtcaaaagtaaatatctaaaatagttaaagtatactcaaatcaccaaaaatacttaaaataattattgattccgtatccaaaattttaaatcaagccaattgatatgttaagcttaagtattatgacatatgttattcaaatttatacgttatatattattttatttatacattttgagaaatttaaaatatataatgatttaagactttaaaaataatttaaattagttatccaaacccaaaccaaacccgcaaagatccaaatcgaactcaaaccaaaatttagaaacattctaataaggctgaaatctttgaccccgaaaacccgaaatacaaaccgatcagaaccaaacccgtatgggtaccaAAAatcccatccctagtcattattatatatcgtattttatcatcatatagttaatcgtattttatatgtaccatcatataagtaatcatataattaatagtattttatacataccatcatatatataattacatatattatattttaaaaacttaatatgaaatataaaaaccataatttgagttggtatttcaaattgggcattttattatatttttcttatatatattgacaatattattttataatggttattgaaaaatagtttagtaaaaaactatttttgaatatatgtatatttttgaatcaatttttgatataaatcaaatttgaattattattttgatttgaaatatgtatataaagtttaagttttgttttatggttagtttagaaaaaaaaaatttaggcatTTAGATTGatccattttggtatattttaaaagtggcctagataactttcaatttttttaaaaaacataagcccattactttttttcttaatactactatctttgttttcaaacaaaaatatttttttttaaaagactgcaatccatgtttccaaacactccaaatttttttaatagtcctattcaagtctccaaacactccaattttgtacttgagttttaataagatagatgctAATCAGAGATCTCaatgttttgtttttccaaCCAAATCTATGGATGGCACTAAACGACCAAATCTATGGCTTCTGcttgttttcaaatttcaacATTAGCATCTGGGATTCTGGGTTTTCGGACCAGTTAAGCATCCAACAGTTTCGGATAAATGTGTAACGATATGATTTGACAGTCTTTTTCTCCAGATTTAGTTCCCTTAAATAACTTTTTCCCCAACGATATGATTTGCCAATTGTGTTATCTGTAACCTAAGTCCCGCTGCACAATTCTTCTGTAGGATCAAGATTTCTTGATAGCATAACTAGTATACTAATCCTCAGCTGTAGCTCATGATTAGGTAGCCCCAATGtctttatactattaaaaaaactCTGGTGAAAAAACGAAGTCATCTTTTGAATTCATAAGCACATCACTAAACACTTCTCCCATGTCTGAATCAATGTCAGCAATTGTGCACATCACTATACACTTCTCCACCtatataaacatgaaaaattgTTTAAGGAAAGATAAAAGTAAATCAGAGTAAGAACAAATAAGTGTACAGATTTTCTAGGAATTACAATAATCAAACATTTGAGGAACAGATTTTCTAGGtgtgtgaacaaaaaaaatcatcctTTATTAAACTCCAATCACCAAAATAGAGGCTTTGAGTCCATAATTGCTAATGATATATCATCGAATACAAATCACTAAAGCAATTTACAAACTGATAAAACTATTCACTTTCACAAACGAAATTGGAGACGAAGCCAAATGCTTAGTAAGTCTCTCAAATGATCCCTAACTTGAACAAAGAACCCATACATAGTGAACATAACTTTGGATGTTATAACTTTTGCATGCTCCCAGACATAGCGAAAATAAGCTTTTATTGACTATTATTGACTAAAAGTTCATAATAGACACAAAAACTTCCACCTCTGCCATATTCGAATTTATGTGTGATATCTGACACATTATAGGCAATGGAGATGCTCCGATCTTCagccaatatatatatatatatatattcaaatacaCAATTAGAAACACTACTAATATAAGATCTACCATCAATGAGAAACTGTCTACATCCGTAAATATTTaacttttcaaattttaatctTTCTAAACCTCAAAACACAAATCAGTGAATGTTGACTACAAACCTGAATATCATCAGCAACATCTCTTGCAAATTGACTCCATAATACAGGTGGGAGACCTTCGTCCCTAATTCAAATAGAAGATGTTAGTcttttaaaaattgtatttgATGTTGTGGTTGAATATAAGTCGTGTTTAGTCTTCGATATATACTCAGGTTGTGAAGTTCAATAGAAATCTTGTTGGTGTCTTTCCCATTGACTGAAACAACCTCAAGATGTGTCACTTTGACTATTTGTCCGATaacatttagaaaattaaaattcaacTTCTGGTTTATGAAAATGCAACATATGCTAAAATTCAACTTCAAGATGGTATAtgtcaatagtttttttttgtgattaactAGGCGATAAAGTCACTGATGATGTATGCATTAGTCGTTATTACATAAGGCATGCGGAGTGGTGGGTTACCATGTGGATGCAAGATATGCTGAGATGGAGAAAGATAAACTGAGGGTTTATGTCTTGATGTAGTCGTTGAAGTAGTTGATGAGGCAGTGCGTGTCAGAGAGTAAACCAGGAGGCATGAGGAGTGGTAGAGACCATGTGGACGCAAGGTGCTGAGCTGGCGTGGGataaacttgaggagcaagtttaTACCGTGGAGAAAAAGCAAGAGATAAATTTGGTGAGCAAGTTTATGCCTTGAGGAATAAGTGCATTTCAAGAAAAGGAAAGTGTATTTATTGATATAGAAGTTGTCCATATCCATGTTCATTGGAGGCTAGAGTTTCAAGAACGTGGAGATCACTATAAAAGAGTTATGGAGTCGTGTGTATTCCATAAGACACTGGCTATTATTATAGAGGAAGGGTGGAAATCCCTTATGGATGTTCTTGGATCGTGCTGACGCAGATGCTGAAGTACTGACGACAGGGAGACAAGTTTGGGTAGATTAAGAGTCTTTCAGTAGCAGCTGTTAGGGTGTCAATAGGCTGTGTAAAACTGATAAGCAAGTCTTGTAATAGATTATTTAGGCGATTTCTAATAAAGCATAGTTGGTTGCTTGTATCCGATCGTCTCTTGATTTATCTTTTGCATTACTCAATTGTGGTATCATCTTTGCACTAACAGTTTAGAATATGtagcatatataaaaaaaatagaatagtgAGGAATGATACTAACCAACCAAGTAATCCCGGTTGAAAGTTCCATCTAGTATGGTTTTGCAATTGGCCAGTCACTGCTCTTGGTAAATCTGCACAGATTCTCACACATGTTGTTGACATGACGCTTATCTTGTAAATGTGATTCGTAGTACGATATGATCCACTTGAATGGTTCATATagaattttatgaaaaaattgaCTTGCCTTAAGCCATGAAAGAATCAAATTGGTTCACTAAATCCTTTTTCACACGTGTATGAATTTTTTAACCTTATTTAAGAATTATGTCAACACATTCATGTTAGGTCACATAGCATATAGTACTGAAGTTAGAAATAAATTCACGTTAGACCATGTTATCAATCATTGCATTCCATATATATAGGCATTACAGTGAGATAAGTAAGACATTACGGTTACTTACATTAGCATCGATGAGCACCATTTCAACGGTGAGACCACTGACCGCCAAGTACTTCTTCTGCACATGTGTTTATTCAATGTAGGCTGGATAGAGCAATAGGAAACGAAGACTGGCACCATTGCTTTTCCCACACAAATGTGGAGTACTTGCGCCTCTGGGGCAGTGATCACCGGCCAATCCTTACCCGTTTCCTATCTGTTAAAAAATCTGGCACGAGAGCTTTCAAATTTGACAAGAGATGGTTAGGCAAGGGCGGTTTTCGTGATGCAATTCTACAAGGATTGAACGACCCCAGCGTGTTTTGCAACGAAGACCTCCATGAACGGATTGCCCGATGCCGCAAGTTTATCTCAAGGTGGAAGCGCGCAAATCCCTCAAATGCTGCGAAAAAGATAGAAGAAATTAAGGCACAGCTCGAGCAAGCGCAAGTTGATGATGACTTCTCTCATGAAGCGATTTTGAGTCTCAAATGGAATATATGTGCAGCATTTAGAGATGAAGAACTCTACTGGAAGCAAAAGAGTCGAGCAAACTGGTTGAGAGAAGGAGATCAAAACACCAAGTTCTTTCATGCTACCACCAAACAAAGAAGAGCTCGTAACCGATTCACAAGACTTCGTAAAGCCGATGGAGTATGGGCAGAAACGGAAGATGATATAGAATTGGTGGCAACTCGATACTTTCAAACCCTCTTCACCTCCTCGGACCCTTCTGAGTTCGGGGAATCTCTCAAGTACATCACCGAGAAGGTCACTCCAGCCATGAATGAGGCCTTAACAAAACCTCCATCAGATGATGAGATACGCAAGGCGGTTTTTGATATAAACCCAGATAAAGCGCCAGGCCCCGATGGCATGACAAGCCTTTTCTTCCAAAAGTATTGGGGTATTACAGACGTAGCAATGCGTCAAACAGTAAAGGACTTCTTCCAGCACAGCACGTTAGACCCACGGCTAAACCAGACCAACATATGCCTTATCCCAAAAACAGACCGTCCTAGCGAGATGTCGGAATTCCTACCTATCAGTCTGTGTAATGTGAGCTACAAAGTAATCTCCAAGATCCTGAGTAAACGTCTAAAGCGATGCCTCCCCAGCCTAATTTCAGAGATACAATCAGCCTTTGTGGCTAGGCGTCTGATCACAGACAATATTCTCGTTGCACATGAGATTTTCCATGCTCTGAGAACAAACCCGAGTTGTAAAGCAAAATTTGTAGCCATCAAGACCGACATGAGTAAAGCTTTTGACCGAGTGGAGTGGTCCTTCTTAAAAGTTCTCCTCCTAAAACTGGGCTTCTCGTCGAAATGGGTTTCCTGGATAAAAAATATGTATCTCCTCTGTATCTTACCAAGTGCTCCTCAATGGCGAGCCAAAATGAAATATTTCCCCTTCGAGAGGCATAAGACAAGGAGATCCCCTATCGCCTTTCCTTTTCATCATCCTTACGGAAGCTCTCATATCCCAACTCCAAGGAGCAGAGAGGGAAGGAAGAATCACTGGTTTGAAAATTGCAAGAGGAAGCCCACCAATCTCACATCTCCTTTTTGCAGATGATAGCCATTTCTTCTGTAAAGCAGAAGTCTCGCAATGTGCGGAGCTTATGAGGATCATCAATACATATGGCTGCTCCTCGGGGAAAAAACTAAATGTTGATAAGTCCTCCATACTTTTTGGTAACAAGGTCCCACCTGACAGAAAATCGGAGATCAAGCAAACCCTTGGAATCACCAAAGAAGGCGGTATGGGAGTCTACCTTGGCTTACCCGAGAAAATATGTGGAAGTAAAAAACAAGCCTTTGCCTTCATACAAGATCGTCTTCAGAATCGTATCAGCTCCTGGTCAGCGAAGCTCCTCCCCAAGGGAGGAAAAGAAGTCTTGATAAAATCAGTAGCCCAAGCCCTCCCGACCTATGTCATGTCATGTTTTCTACTGCCCCAAGACATCATTCGGAAACTAACAAGTGCAATATCTAGATTCTGGTGGAGTACAAAAAATAGCAACCGCGGATTTCATTGGATCGCATAAAAAAAGATATGTGCACCACAAGAGAAGGGGGGCATGGGCTTCCGCGACTTCAAAAACTTCAATCTCGCATTGCTTGCGATGCAACTATGGAGACTCATACACTACCCAAATTCACTTCTCGCTCGCGTCCTCAAAGGTAGATACTTCCGCCTCTCAAACCCAATCGAAATCAACAAAGCGAGCAATCCCTCTTACGTATGGAGAAGCCTCATGGCTGCTCAACCCGTACACAAAGCAGGCATACGCAAGTCTATCGGGTCAGGCCAAAGTACCCTAGTCTGGTCGCAACCATGGCTTCCAACGACACCGGCGCGGCCAGCCATACCTTGCGGCTCGTCTTTTAACCCGTCCCTACGGGTTAGCGAGCTGATTGACCCCATAACAAACGAATGGAATCATGATCTCTTGAGGGAAATGGTAGCCCCCAGCGATATTACTCTAATACGTAGCCTCAAACCGTCCCGCTTCCTCCGTGCTAACAGCTACTGCTGGAACCTAGCCAAGTCTGGTGTTTACTCGGTGAAATCTGGTTATACTCTGGCCGTGGAAAAAATGGAAGCTTCGGAACTGGAGCAAATACTCGAGCCTAGCACCACCACTCTCAAAGCTCGGACCTGGAAGCTCAAGACTACAAAGAAGATCAAGCATTTCATATGGCAAGCGCTCTCCAACTGCGTACCAGTCTGTAGCTCGCTCTCAGACCGGCACTGTGGAAATGATAGAACCTGCCCGAGATGTGGCGCGGAAGAAGAAACCTGCAACCATTTGCTCTTCGAATGTCCGCCCTCTGTTCAAGCTTGGGCGCTGGCTGATATACCACACTCTCCGGGGCTATTCCCGTGCAATTCGATATACAGCAACCTAAACCATGTCCTATGGAACGCGAGGACTTACGGGATCCCAGATACTCTTCTTGCCACTGTCCCATGGATGATTTGGTACATCTGGAAAGCTCGCAATGATAAAATTTTCAATGGCAAAGACACAACTCCACTGGAAACTGTGCAGATCGCTAAAGCTGAGGCTGAAAGCTGGCGCATAGCTCAGATAATCGAAGAGCCTTACGAAGACGAGGATGTGGAAGCTCGCCCAAACTCTCAACCTCCACCCACCGGGCCTTCATTCTCAATCGACGCCTCCTGGCACAAAGATGACGCTTTATTTGGTGGAGGAATGGTCCTGATGACCGAGGATGGGACTACGACTTATGGTTCATTCGCTAGTAAACATGTCTTAACCCCCCTACATGCGGAGTTCCAAACTCTGTGTGGGCCATGAAATCCTCTATTCAACTTGACCATGCATCTATGACCTTCGGAACTGACTGCCTACAGCTCGTCAGACTCCTtgaagaggatgaagaagacaaCTGGCCATCTATGTTGACCGAACTTGATGAGTTTCATCTTATTTGTTCTATGTTCACTTTTTGCTCCATATGTTTTATTCCTCGTTCCCTAAACGTCCGAGCCGACCGCCTTGCAAAAGGAGCCCGGTCTCGTGGTTTTACCTTTTCCCATGTAAACACTCAGCTTCCAGGCTGGATGGCTCCTGAGGCCAACCTCCTGGTagtttcttaataaaatatggagctttcgatgtcaaaaaaaaaaaattatatgtagaTTCAAGAACCAAGGTTTCCACATTTTTAATGTATTGGAATGTCTCTTTTCAAAACAAATACTACATAAACAACAATTACAAAATTTACCGAAGTAAACAAAAAATTCAatctaaaatagtttttttttttgacagccaatctaaaatagtttttttcatatatttctaaAGTTTAATGGCtcaaattataatatatgatcagtaataatttttattatgcaTGTTGTTGACCTGTTTATAGCTCAAACTGTAAGATCTAATCAGTTAATGcggtttttagttaaaatactGAATATTGATGATAATTATGTGTTGAAGtgttatttaaacaaaaaaaagtttaatacaTGTTTCAAAACTAACTagatataaaacataaataaattgctcaaattttaatatatgatcagcaataaattttattatgcaTGTTATTGATCTTCTTATAGCTCAAATTGTAATATCTAAACTACTTAACGCATTGATGAAAAATACATGTTGAagcattattaaaaaaaaggttAGTAATGTTATAAGTAGGGAAGATAGAAAGAGGAATTGGTGTGTCTTATTCATTGAGTAATAGATCATTTATATAGTTTGGAGACAAAGTCTAACTTGGAGCGGAGAACAAGTATATCTAGGACTTTCCATATGGACATCACCACAATATTCATAACACTTCACCTTGATGTCCATTATACCAAAGTGCTTTCAAAACGCCGTAGATGCTGTCTCGTTAAAGACCTTatcaagaaaacccaatgggaaaAACCATAATTAAgagaaaaagagtacaacgcgTGATGTAGTGTAGCTCACGCTACGATAACGCAATGAATCCTATTTAGTCTGAGAATTCCTAGGATCAAAGCCTTCTTGAATCGTTGAGAATACCTATATTCTAGCCGATTGCAAGGGTCAAGAACACCAAAGCTCTTTAGATTAATATTCAAATCAAATAACGTGCCCTTACAAATCAAGGGATCCGTTCTTTATATAACTAACATAAAAACCTATTCCTTATAATAAAAGGAAATATAACTGAATCGAGATAAACATAAAAGTAAAGATAACAatgaaaggaaaaggaaaacCAAAGCCTAAGGAAAACATGAAAGATATCCACGCTGCATCAGGTCACCCGGGCTAGAGAAAGATTCGACCTCGAATCTTCGGGAACATCATGAGAAACGTGGGGAACAAGGTGTTTAACGTTAAAGACGGTGGAACACCTAACGTCTGCCGGTAGCTGCAGCCGATAAGCATTTGCATTCATCTTCTCCAAAACCTCAAGCGGTCCTATCTTGCGAGCCTTAAGTTTGTTAAACGTTCCTGGAGGAAAACGTTCTTTAGTTAGTACTGCCCAGACGAAGTCACCCACTTTGAATTGCAAATCCCGCTTATGTCGATCAGCTGCCTATTTGTACTTGGCCGAAGACACCTGCAAATTGTCGTGAACCTGACCATGGATGTGTGATAAAGTTCCAACCAGCTCTGTTGCTTGAAAATTCTCACGACTCAAATCCGGGGCAAGGCCAAGATCCACTGGACCTCGCGGAACCAGTCCATAAACAATGCGAAACGGACAGAAACCTGTGCTCCTATTGATGGCATGATTATGGGCAAACTCAGCCTTACACAAAATCTCATCCCAAGACCTGATGTTAT comes from the Brassica rapa cultivar Chiifu-401-42 chromosome A01, CAAS_Brap_v3.01, whole genome shotgun sequence genome and includes:
- the PAO gene encoding pheophorbide a oxygenase, chloroplastic, which translates into the protein MSVVLVSSASATLTKSKSIKIPFLSPNSSAKFPSRVSISPQRRKLLDSPLRVAAPPSVPTSDPAEESSRIEEEHGEEGSEFKWRDHWYPVSLVEDLDPNSPTRFQLLGRDLVLWFDRNDQKWAAFDDLCPHRLAPLSEGRLDENGHLQCSYHGWSFAGCGSCTKIPQAATSGPEARAVKSPRACAIKFPAMVSQGLLFVWPDENGWDRANSVQPPRLPDDFDKPEFSTVTIQRDLFYGYDTLMENVSDPSHIDFAHHKVTGRRDRAKPLPFKVESSGPWGFQGANDDSPKITAKFVAPCYSLNKIEIDAKLPIVGNQKWVIWICSFNIPMAPGKTRSIVCSARNFFQFSVPGPAWWQVVPRWYEHWTSNLVYDGDMIVLQGQEKVFLSKSMESPDYDVNKQYTKLTFTPTQADRFVLAFRNWLRRYGKSQPEWFGSTAANQPLPSTVLTKREMLDRFEQHTQVCSSCKGAYNGFQIVKKFLVGTTVFLAATAGVPSDVQIRLVLAGLALISAASAYALHEKEKNFVFRDYVHSEIE
- the LOC103873347 gene encoding uncharacterized protein LOC103873347, with protein sequence MGFRDFKNFNLALLAMQLWRLIHYPNSLLARVLKGRYFRLSNPIEINKASNPSYVWRSLMAAQPVHKAGIRKSIGSGQSTLVWSQPWLPTTPARPAIPCGSSFNPSLRVSELIDPITNEWNHDLLREMVAPSDITLIRSLKPSRFLRANSYCWNLAKSGVYSVKSGYTLAVEKMEASELEQILEPSTTTLKARTWKLKTTKKIKHFIWQALSNCVPVCSSLSDRHCGNDRTCPRCGAEEETCNHLLFECPPSVQAWALADIPHSPGLFPCNSIYSNLNHVLWNARTYGIPDTLLATVPWMIWYIWKARNDKIFNGKDTTPLETVQIAKAEAESWRIAQIIEEPYEDEDVEARPNSQPPPTGPSFSIDASWHKDDALFGGGMVLMTEDGTTTYGSFASKHVLTPLHAEFQTLCGP
- the LOC108871832 gene encoding uncharacterized protein LOC108871832 — protein: MNHSSGSYRTTNHIYKISVMSTTCVRICADLPRAVTGQLQNHTRWNFQPGLLGWDEGLPPVLWSQFARDVADDIQVEKCIVMCTIADIDSDMGEVFSDVLMNSKDDFVFSPEFF